The following proteins come from a genomic window of Salvia hispanica cultivar TCC Black 2014 chromosome 4, UniMelb_Shisp_WGS_1.0, whole genome shotgun sequence:
- the LOC125218892 gene encoding uncharacterized protein LOC125218892, translating into MGNEDEGRKVVHRCHETTTVMILIDQIIRNQQINLLLIALTLKMLGPRICKRKRSIRGDQWELLDRIPDHVKYLDRLVRVSDRSCIDNLRMDRNTFGRLCRLLRGRAGLIDQKFVTVEEQVAMFLCVLSHHKKLRVVCYDFMRSSQTVSRYVHIVFRGVLTLHNLFLVKPTAVGDDCTDRRWKWFKGALEL; encoded by the exons ATGGGTAACGAAGACGAAGGTCGCAAG GTTGTGCATAGGTGTCACGAAACGACTACTgtgatgattttgattgatcAAATTATAAGGAATCAGCAAATAAATCTTTTGTTGATAGCTTTGACGCTAAAAATGCTTGGTCCTAGGATCTGTAAGAGGAAACGCTCAATTAGAGGTGACCAATGGGAACTGCTTGATAGAATACCTGACCATGTTAAGTATTTAGATAGGCTAGTGCGTGTCTCAGACCGGTCATGCATTGATAATTTACGGATGGATAGAAATACTTTTGGGCGTTTGTGTCGTCTTCTCCGTGGCCGTGCCGGCTTAATTGACCAGAAATTTGTTACTGTCGAGGAACAAGTAGCCATGTTCTTATGTGTTCTATCTCACCATAAGAAACTTCGAGTAGTATGTTATGATTTCATGCGATCTTCCCAAACTGTGTCACGCTACGTACACATTGTGTTTCGTGGAGTGCTTACTCttcataatttgtttttggtgaAACCCACGGCTGTAGGCGATGACTGCACGGACCGACGTTGGAAGTGGTTTAAG GGTGCCTTGGAGCTCTAG
- the LOC125218889 gene encoding elongation factor 2-like yields the protein MVKFTADELRAIMDLKHNIRNMSVIAHVDHGKSTLTDSLVAAAGIIAQEVAGDVRMTDTRADEAERGITIKSTGISLYYQMSDESLKSYKGERHKNDYLINLIDSPGHVDFSSEVTAALRITDGALVVVDCVEGVCVQTETVLRQALGERIRPVLTVNKMDRCFLELQVDGEEAYQTFQRVIENANVIMATYEDPLLGDVQVYPEKGTVAFSAGLHGWAFTLTNFAKMYAAKFGVDESKMMERLWGENFFDPATKKWTTKPTGSATCKRGFVQFCYEPIKMIINTCMNDQKDKLWPMLQKLGITMKSDEKDLMGKALMKRVMQTWLPASSALLEMMIFHLPSPATAQKYRVENLYEGPLDDQYATAIRNCDPDGPLMLYVSKMIPASDKGRFFAFGRVFAGKVSTGLKVRIMGPNYVPGEKKDLYTKSVQRTVIWMGKKQETVEDVPCGNTVALVGLDQFITKNATLTNEKEVDAHPIKAMKFSVSPVVRVAVQCKVASDLPKLVEGLKRLAKSDPMVVCTMEESGEHIVAGAGELHLEICLKDLQDDFMGGAEIIKSDPVVSFRETVLERSCRTVMSKSPNKHNRLYMEARPMEEGLAEAIDDGRIGPRDDPKIRSKILAEEFGWDKELAKKIWCFGPETTGPNMVVDMCKGVQYLNEIKDSVVAGFQWASKEGALAEENMRGICYEVCDVVLHADAIHRGGGQVIPTARRVIYASQLTAKPRLLEPVYLVEIQAPEQALGGIYSVLNQKRGHVFEEMQRPGTPLYNIKAYLPVIESFGFSSTLRAATSGQAFPQCVFDHWEMMASDPLEPGTQASTLVTDIRKRKGLKENMTPLSEFEDRL from the exons ATG GTGAAGTTCACAGCTGATGAGCTCCGTGCCATTATGGACCTCAAGCATAACATTCGTAACATGTCTGTTATTGCCCATGTTGATCATG GAAAGTCCACCCTAACAGATTCTCTTGTTGCTGCTGCTGGAATTATTGCCCAAGAGGTTGCTGGGGATGTCAGGATGACAGACACTAGAGCTGATGAAGCTGAACGTGGTATCACTATCAAGTCTACTGGTATCTCATTGTACTATCAAATGAGTGATGAGTCCTTGAAGAGTTATAAGGGAGAGCGCCACAAGAACGATTACCTCATCAATCTTATTGATTCGCCCGGGCACGTTGATTTCTCTTCTGAAGTGACTGCCGCACTCCGTATCACTGATGGTGCTCTTGTGGTGGTGGACTGTGTTGAAGGCGTGTGCGTACAGACCGAGACTGTCCTTCGACAGGCACTTGGTGAAAGAATTAGGCCCGTCTTGACTGTTAACAAGATGGACAGATGTTTCCTTGAACTCCAAGTGGACGGAGAGGAAGCATATCAGACATTCCAGAGGGTTATTGAAAATGCCAATGTCATCATGGCCACATATGAGGATCCGTTGCTTGGTGATGTTCAGGTTTACCCAGAGAAGGGGACTGTTGCCTTTTCTGCTGGTCTGCACGGTTGGGCTTTTACTTTGACAAACTTTGCTAAGATGTACGCAGCCAAGTTTGGTGTTGATGAGTCCAAGATGATGGAAAGGCTTTGGGGAGAGAATTTCTTTGACCCAGCCACTAAGAAGTGGACCACCAAGCCTACTGGATCCGCCACCTGCAAACGTGGTTTTGTTCAGTTCTGCTATGAACCTATAAAGATGATCATCAACACCTGCATGAATGACCAGAAAGACAAGCTGTGGCCAATGTTGCAGAAGCTTGGCATCACGATGAAGTCTGACGAGAAGGATTTGATGGGGAAAGCTTTGATGAAGCGTGTTATGCAAACATGGCTTCCTGCCAGCTCTGCTCTGTTGGAGATGATGATATTCCATCTTCCCTCACCCGCCACAGCTCAAAAGTATCGTGTCGAGAACCTGTACGAGGGACCTCTTGATGATCAGTATGCAACTGCCATCAGGAACTGTGATCCTGATGGTCCTCTCATGCTATACGTATCTAAGATGATTCCAGCCTCTGACAAAGGCAGGTTCTTTGCTTTTGGCCGTGTGTTTGCTGGGAAAGTCTCAACTGGTTTGAAGGTCAGAATCATGGGCCCGAACTATGTTCCTGGTGAGAAAAAGGACTTGTACACCAAGAGTGTTCAGAGAACTGTTATCTGGATGGGTAAGAAGCAGGAAACAGTGGAAGATGTGCCTTGTGGTAACACAGTGGCTTTGGTTGGTCTTGATCAGTTCATCACCAAGAATGCTACCCTGACAAACGAGAAAGAAGTAGATGCTCATCCAATCAAAGCGATGAAGTTCTCTGTCTCACCTGTGGTTCGTGTTGCTGTGCAGTGCAAGGTTGCATCTGACCTACCAAAGCTTGTTGAAGGTCTGAAGCGTTTGGCCAAATCTGACCCTATGGTTGTCTGTACCATGGAGGAATCCGGTGAGCATATTGTTGCTGGGGCTGGAGAGCTGCATCTTGAGATCTGTTTGAAGGACTTGCAGGATGATTTTATGGGCGGTGCTGAGATTATAAAATCTGATCCTGTTGTTTCATTCCGTGAGACGGTCCTGGAGAGGTCGTGCCGTACAGTTATGAGCAAATCACCTAACAAGCACAACAGGCTGTACATGGAAGCAAGACCAATGGAAGAGGGTTTGGCTGAGGCCATCGATGATGGGCGCATTGGGCCAAGGGATGATCCCAAGATTCGGTCAAAGATCTTGGCAGAGGAATTTGGGTGGGACAAGGAGCTTGCTAAGAAAATTTGGTGCTTTGGTCCTGAAACGACTGGTCCCAACATGGTCGTGGATATGTGTAAGGGAGTGCAGTACCTGAATGAAATCAAGGACTCTGTTGTTGCTGGTTTCCAATGGGCGTCTAAGGAAGGTGCACTGGCTGAAGAAAACATGCGAGGCATTTGCTACGAGGTTTGTGATGTAGTTCTTCACGCTGATGCTATTCACAGAGGTGGTGGGCAGGTTATTCCCACTGCGAGGAGGGTCATCTATGCCTCCCAGCTTACAGCCAAGCCTCGTCTTTTGGAGCCCGTGTACCTTGTCGAGATCCAGGCACCTGAGCAAGCTCTTGGTGGAATCTACAGTGTGCTGAATCAGAAGCGTGGTCATGTGTTCGAGGAAATGCAGAGGCCAGGCACTCCTCTCTACAACATCAAGGCGTACCTTCCAGTTATCGAATCCTTTGGTTTCTCAAGTACCCTTAGAGCTGCAACCTCTGGGCAGGCGTTCCCGCAGTGCGTGTTTGATCACTGGGAGATGATGGCTTCGGATCCTCTTGAACCAGGTACCCAGGCTTCAACCCTCGTCACTGATATTCGCAAGAGGAAGGGTTTGAAGGAGAACATGACTCCTCTGTCCGAGTTTGAGGACAGGCTGTGA
- the LOC125218891 gene encoding porphobilinogen deaminase, chloroplastic-like, whose translation MEVAAGALPTVNPAQCRHLSANFSVSALEFSPSTRRKSSLARARTWLIRASLAVEQQAETKAAVIRIGTRGSPLALAQAYETRDKLIGSHPQLAETGAIQIVVIKTTGDKILTQPLADIGGKGLFTKEIDDALLNNDIDIAVHSMKDVPTYLPQNTMIPCNLPREDVRDAFICLTAASLAELPPGSTVGTASLRRKSQLLNRYPSLQVQENFRGNVQTRLKKLHEGVVQATLLALAGLKRLNMTENVTSVLSIDDMLPAVAQGAIGIACRSDDEKMATYLASLNHEDTRLAVACERAFLEKLDGSCRTPIAGYACRDEDGNCLFRGLVASPDGIKVLETSRRGPYAFDDMVKMGRDAGEELLSLAGPNFFDR comes from the exons ATGGAGGTTGCCGCCGGAGCCTTGCCCACCGTTAATCCAGCTCAATGTAGGCATCTTTCGGCTAATTTCTCAGTTTCAGCTCTCGAATTTTCTCCCTCGACCCGTCGGAAATCTTCGCTCGCGCGAGCTAGGACTTGGCTAATTAGGGCTTCCCTTGCCGTCGAGCAGCAGGCTGAGACTAAAGCTGCCGTGATCAGAATCGGAACTAGGGGGAG TCCACTGGCCCTCGCACAAGCGTATGAAACTAGAGATAAACTGATAGGCTCGCATCCCCAGTTAGCTGAAACGGGAGCAATTCAAATTGTTGTCATCAAGACAACTGGAGACAAAATTCTAACTCAGCCTCTTGCAGATATTGGTGGAAAGGGTTTATTCACAAAGGAGATTGATGATGCACTCCTTAACAATGATATTGATATAGCTGTCCACTCGATGAAAGATGTCCCTACATATCTTCCCCAAAACACAATGATACCTTGCAATCTCCCTAGAGAAGATGTCCGGGATGCTTTTATCTGCTTGACTGCGGCATCTCTCGCTGAGCTTCCTCCCGGAAGCACTGTAGGCACAGCCTCATTGAGAAGGAAGTCGCAACTTCTCAACAGATATCCATCACTTCAG GTACAAGAGAATTTTCGAGGTAATGTACAGAcaaggttgaaaaagttacaTGAAGGAGTGGTGCAAGCAACACTGTTGGCATTAGCTGGATTGAAGCGCCTGAATATGACAGAAAATGTTACTTCCGTCCTATCCATTGATGACATGCTTCCTGCTGTAGCTCAAGGAGCTATAGGAATTGCATGTAGGAGTGATGATGAAAAGATG GCCACTTATTTGGCATCCTTGAATCATGAGGATACCAGATTAGCAGTAGCCTGTGAGAGAGCATTCCTAGAGAAATTGGATGGATCGTGCCGTACTCCAATAGCTGGATACGCTTGTCGTGATGAGGACGGAAACTGTCTTTTCAGAGGACTGGTGGCATCTCCCGATGGAATCAAAG TACTTGAAACCTCTAGAAGAGGTCCTTATGCTTTTGACGATATGGTGAAGATGGGTAGAGATGCCGGTGAGGAACTTCTCTCGCTAGCTGGTCCTAATTTCTTTGACCGATGA
- the LOC125218044 gene encoding probable BOI-related E3 ubiquitin-protein ligase 2 yields MAVEARHLNLFPPQILGNRGLMMNGVEGIGNAYAAPAGFGMLPPLSGTAMETMVPIYCSAIAETAVPKTPAIKSDSGLTYAAVPVSRKRSRDAANPTMTGVSHHHHAAGNRCGSMTFLGEDFSFHFQQQQLEIDRFIAQHTEKVRLEIEERRKRFSRRIAAAVEENVLKKLKAKEEEAEKIGKMNYALEERVKSLCVENQIWRDMAQANEATANALRSDLEQVLAQAQNENRQQDAADDDAESCCGSNDDEKNAEERRSRMCRSCGKAESCVLLLPCRHLCLCTVCGSSLHTCPVCSSAKTASVHVNLSAS; encoded by the exons ATGGCTGTTGAAGCTCGGCATCTCAATCTCTTTCCCCCGCAGATTCTCGGCAATAG AGGGCTGATGATGAATGGTGTGGAAGGCATTGGAAACGCCTACGCCGCGCCGGCGGGATTCGGTATGCTGCCTCCGTTGTCGGGTACGGCGATGGAGACTATGGTGCCGATCTACTGCTCGGCGATTGCGGAAACCGCGGTACCGAAAACGCCGGCGATTAAGTCCGACAGCGGCTTGACGTACGCGGCGGTTCCTGTTTCACGGAAGCGATCCAGAGACGCGGCGAATCCTACGATGACCGGCGTTTCTCACCACCACCACGCCGCGGGTAACCGATGCGGTTCGATGACTTTTCTCGGCGAGGATTTCTCCTTCCACTTCCAGCAGCAGCAGTTGGAGATCGATCGATTCATCGCGCAACAT ACGGAGAAGGTGAGGTTAGAAATCGAGGAGAGGCGGAAGAGATTCTCGCGGCGGATcgcggcggcggtggaggagaACGTGTTGAAGAAGCTGAAGGcgaaggaggaggaggcggagaAGATCGGGAAAATGAACTACGCGCTGGAGGAGCGGGTGAAGTCTCTGTGCGTGGAGAATCAGATATGGAGAGACATGGCTCAGGCGAACGAAGCCACCGCGAATGCTCTGAGATCCGATCTGGAGCAAGTCCTGGCGCAAGCGCAAAACGAGAATCGTCAACAGGATGCCGCCGACGACGACGCGGAGTCGTGCTGCGGCAGTAACGACGATGAAAAAAACGCGGAGGAGCGGAGGAGCAGAATGTGCCGGAGCTGCGGCAAAGCGGAATCGTGCGTGCTTCTCCTACCGTGCCGGCATCTGTGCCTGTGCACGGTGTGCGGCTCGTCTCTGCACACCTGCCCCGTCTGCAGCTCCGCCAAAACCGCCAGCGTTCACGTCAATCTCTCCGCCTCTTGA